One Cryptomeria japonica chromosome 9, Sugi_1.0, whole genome shotgun sequence genomic window carries:
- the LOC131038855 gene encoding subtilisin-like protease SBT4.14 produces the protein MGATPKDDGNSQKAPATLYLEMLESVYGSYKAAKDALKYSYDKSFRGFAATLSPSHVQQLSGMDGVVSVFESKKLKTLTTRSWDFVGLPASVQSNSLAYQSDIIIGLLDTGIWPESESFTDEGFGPVPSKWRGGCQTTPDFSACNKKLVGAKFYRSFTSSPPEGDFLSPRDGEGHGTHTSSTSTGNFINNASLYGIAQGESRGGVPGARVAMYKVCWTGEGCGDADILAAFDDAIYDGVDILSVSLGYPFPLDYFQDSIAIGAFHAIQKGILVSNSAGNSGPSRASVANYSPWSLTVAASTIDRKMDAELQLGNNISIGGIAINTYTMEKQWYPLVYGGDVANVSGGYTPDSSRGCLLGSLDETKVKGKIVVCNFISSPPDYSVFVAGGAGAVIINDGFNDTAFPWLNPATIISTEQAKIVLSYINSTSSPIAIIQKTTTPKAPAPIVASFSSRGFNPITHDILKPDITAPGVDILASWSTNISLTGYAEDTRFASFNIISGTSMSCPHAAGAAGFVKSYHSDWSPAAIKSALLTTAFVMDETLPGNADVEFGYGAGQINPLKAVDPGLVYDAGVDDYINMLCSEGYNDTTLRLVTGDFSSCDLVPPSKNGARELNYPSIMVLTAPGKSFQAKFPRTVTNVGVAKSTYKAIVSAPSGINVTVEPDTLSFSSLNQKLSYNVTIEGGSLNTDTLLSGALTWSYGNYTVRSPISVYALSL, from the exons ATGGGCGCTACTCCAAAAGATGATGGGAATTCCCAGAAAGCACCTGCTACCTTGTACCTTGAAATGCTTGAATCTGTATATGGAAG TTATAAGGCAGCTAAGGACGCGTTGAAGTATAGTTATGACAAGAGTTTTCGTGGGTTTGCAGCTACACTTTCTCCATCGCATGTCCAACAACTCTCAG GCATGGATGGTGTGGTTTCGGTGTTTGAGAGCAAGAAGTTGAAAACCTTAACAACTAGATCATGGGATTTCGTTGGCTTGCCTGCATCTGTTCAAAGCAATAGTTTGGCTTATCAGAGCGACATCATTATTGGCCTTTTGGACACag GAATATGGCCAGAGTCAGAGAGTTTTACAGACGAGGGATTTGGTCCCGTTCCCTCCAAATGGAGGGGTGGATGCCAGACAACACCAGATTTCTCCGCCTGCAACAA AAAACTTGTAGGAGCAAAATTTTATCGTAGTTTCACCAGTAGTCCACCTGAAGGAGATTTCTTGTCTCCAAGAGATGGAGAGGGGCATGGAACACACACCTCCTCTACATCTACTGGAAATTTTATCAACAATGCAAGTCTTTATGGTATTGCTCAAGGAGAGAGTCGAGGTGGAGTCCCTGGTGCAAGGGTTGCTATGTACAAGGTTTGTTGGACTGGCGAGGGTTGTGGGGATGCAGATATTCTTGCAGCCTTTGATGATGCCATCTATGATGGTGTGGACATTCTTTCTGTGTCCCTTGGATATCCTTTTCCTCTCGACTACTTTCAAGATAGCATTGCCATAGGAGCCTTTCATGCAATACAGAAGGGAATTCTAGTATCCAATTCTGCTGGAAACTCGGGACCCTCTAGGGCAAGTGTTGCAAATTATTCTCCTTGGTCTTTAACTGTTGCAGCAAGTACTATTGATCGCAAGATGGACGCTGAACTTCAATTGGGGAACAACATTTCTATAGGG GGAATTGCTATAAATACATACACGATGGAGAAACAATGGTATCCCTTAGTATATGGAGGGGATGTTGCTAATGTTTCTGGAGGCTATACTCCAGATAGCTCTAG AGGTTGTCTATTGGGTTCTCTGGATGAGacaaaagtaaaaggaaagataGTTGTTTGCAATTTCATTAGCAGTCCTCCAGATTATTCAGTTTTTGTAGCTGGTGGTGCGGGTGCTGTTATAATTAATGACGGATTCAATGACACAGCCTTCCCATGGTTAAACCCTGCGACAATAATATCTACCGAACAGGCAAAAATTGTGTTGTCTTACATAAACTCAACTAG CTCTCCCATTGCAATTATTCAAAAAACTACAACTCCCAAGGCACCTGCACCAATAGTGGCTTCATTCTCATCACGAGGTTTCAATCCAATCACACATGACATTCTAAAG CCCGACATCACTGCACCAGGTGTGGACATCCTAGCATCTTGGTCCACAAATATATCACTTACTGGTTATGCAGAAGACACAAGGTTTGCCAGCTTTAATATAATATCAGGAACATCCATGTCATGCCCTCATGCTGCAGGAGCTGCAGGGTTTGTTAAGTCTTATCATAGCGATTGGTCTCCTGCCGCTATAAAGTCAGCTCTCCTCACTACTG CATTTGTAATGGATGAAACATTGCCTGGGAATGCGGATGTAGAATTTGGGTATGGGGCTGGCCAGATTAATCCATTGAAGGCAGTCGATCCTGGGCTTGTTTATGATGCAGGTGTAGATGATTACATCAATATGCTTTGCAGTGAGGGTTACAATGATACAACTTTACGTTTGGTGACTGGAGACTTCAGTAGTTGCGACTTGGTACCACCATctaaaaatggagcaagagaacTAAACTATCCTTCAATAATGGTTTTGACTGCTCCAGGAAAGTCATTTCAAGCTAAATTCCCAAGAACAGTTACTAATGTAGGAGTTGCAAAAAGTACATACAAGGCGATTGTAAGTGCACCCTCTGGAATCAATGTGACAGTGGAACCAGACACATTATCATTTTCATCTTTAAACCAGAAGCTATCATATAATGTCACCATTGAAGGCGGATCCTTAAATACCGACACACTACTTTCAGGTGCCTTAACTTGGAGCTATGGAAATTACACAGTGAGAAGCCCAATTAGTGTGTATGCTCTCTCACTGTAG